The Longimicrobium sp. genome has a segment encoding these proteins:
- a CDS encoding M28 family metallopeptidase: MKPINLLVLGSALALGACATAASAPGGGGSGAAAITADDLRRDLFFLSSDSMRGRLGATEDELRASVWLAEQARRIGMEPAGDDGTYFQFFPLRRFRLSGESTVNVGGRPLRLWRDVIVMGPVDARVDAPMMVADGTLIPAGGAAGRVVVAALRQPPNPPPADVSLREYRYTASAVAAQRNALSAATPAAIVLVADSVGLMAFDNMVKFQRQGRYLLDTAGVNPRAGVSPIPVFLVRPGVIPAGTEGLRLTADLRTESFVYPSVNVVARVPGSDPAVRGEHVVFSGHQDHDGVHHPVNGDSIWNGADDNATVSVALLAIDRAFVRQPGRRSALFVWHGAEERGLLGSNWYARTPTVPKASLVAVLNGDMIGRNHPDSAALLGMIPPHRNSTALVEMAMAANPGFAIDSTWDAPSHPEGWYFRSDHLPYARAGIPAIFFTTLLHPDYHTPEDEPERIDITKLERMTRWMYATGWAVANAPQRPAVDPGFRLER; the protein is encoded by the coding sequence CTCTGCGCCCGGCGGTGGCGGATCGGGCGCGGCGGCGATCACCGCGGACGACCTGCGGCGCGACCTCTTCTTCCTCTCCAGCGACTCCATGCGCGGGCGGCTCGGGGCGACCGAGGACGAGCTTCGCGCGTCGGTGTGGCTGGCCGAGCAGGCGCGGCGGATCGGGATGGAGCCGGCGGGGGACGACGGGACGTACTTCCAGTTCTTTCCCCTGCGCCGCTTCCGCCTGTCGGGGGAGAGCACGGTAAACGTCGGCGGCCGGCCGTTGCGGCTGTGGCGGGACGTCATCGTGATGGGGCCGGTGGATGCCCGCGTCGATGCGCCGATGATGGTGGCCGATGGTACGCTGATCCCCGCGGGCGGAGCGGCGGGGCGCGTGGTGGTGGCCGCGCTGCGGCAGCCGCCGAATCCGCCACCGGCCGACGTCAGCCTGCGGGAGTATCGCTACACGGCGTCAGCCGTGGCGGCGCAGCGGAACGCGCTGTCGGCGGCCACGCCGGCGGCGATCGTGCTCGTGGCCGATTCGGTGGGGCTGATGGCCTTCGACAACATGGTCAAGTTTCAGCGCCAGGGCCGCTACCTGCTGGACACGGCCGGGGTGAACCCGCGGGCCGGCGTGTCGCCCATCCCCGTCTTCCTCGTGCGGCCGGGCGTGATCCCCGCCGGCACCGAGGGGCTGCGGCTTACGGCGGACCTGCGGACAGAAAGCTTCGTCTACCCATCCGTGAACGTGGTCGCGCGCGTGCCGGGAAGTGACCCGGCCGTCCGCGGCGAGCACGTGGTGTTCAGCGGCCACCAGGACCACGACGGCGTGCACCACCCGGTGAACGGCGACAGCATCTGGAACGGCGCCGACGACAACGCCACGGTCAGCGTCGCGCTTCTCGCCATCGACCGTGCGTTCGTGCGGCAGCCGGGGCGGCGGAGCGCGCTGTTCGTGTGGCACGGCGCGGAAGAGCGCGGGCTGCTGGGCAGCAACTGGTACGCGCGCACCCCCACTGTTCCGAAGGCGTCGCTCGTGGCCGTGCTGAACGGCGACATGATCGGCCGCAACCACCCGGATTCCGCCGCGCTGCTGGGGATGATTCCGCCGCACCGCAACAGCACCGCGCTGGTGGAGATGGCGATGGCGGCCAACCCCGGCTTCGCGATCGACTCCACCTGGGACGCGCCGTCGCATCCGGAGGGCTGGTACTTCCGCAGCGATCACCTGCCCTACGCCCGCGCGGGCATCCCGGCGATCTTCTTCACCACGCTGCTGCACCCGGACTACCACACGCCCGAGGACGAGCCCGAGCGCATCGACATCACCAAGCTGGAGCGGATGACGCGCTGGATGTACGCCACCGGGTGGGCGGTCGCCAACGCCCCTCAGCGGCCAGCGGTGGATCCGGGCTTCCGGTTGGAGCGATGA
- a CDS encoding HIT family protein, whose translation MSRWGDPEEWARLVTSEGCPICTGGGPTHIIAELEVSWLTMGDDPGPLPGSCALFLRRHAVELHELEPDEGCAYMRDIQRVSRAVKEATGAVKMNYEIHGNTIPHLHTHFFPRYPGDAFEGRPIDPRQPPHTTVITGHAALKRRIISALQGY comes from the coding sequence ATGAGCAGGTGGGGCGATCCGGAAGAATGGGCGCGGCTGGTGACGTCCGAGGGGTGCCCCATCTGCACCGGCGGCGGCCCGACGCACATCATCGCCGAGTTGGAAGTATCGTGGCTGACGATGGGTGATGACCCGGGCCCGCTTCCCGGCTCGTGCGCGCTGTTCCTGCGACGCCACGCCGTGGAACTGCACGAACTGGAGCCAGACGAGGGCTGCGCCTACATGCGCGACATCCAGCGGGTTTCACGCGCAGTGAAGGAAGCGACGGGTGCCGTGAAGATGAACTACGAGATCCACGGCAACACCATCCCGCACCTGCACACGCATTTCTTCCCGCGCTACCCCGGCGATGCGTTCGAGGGCCGGCCCATCGATCCCCGCCAGCCGCCCCACACGACCGTCATCACGGGACATGCGGCGCTGAAACGGCGCATCATCTCCGCACTCCAGGGCTACTGA
- a CDS encoding P1 family peptidase, whose translation MPRLALALAALALLAVSADAQSRPRARDLGVPFDGTPGPLNGITDVAGVQVGHTTLISGSGPLVVGQGPVRTGVTAVLPRGRESNDPVFAAWFSLNGNGEMTGTTWIDESGFLEGPVLITNTHSVGVARDAVIQWMVRKYPGFQWALPVVAETWDGRLNDINGFHVRPEHVFSALDGAAGGPVAEGGVGGGTGMICHGFKGGIGTSSRTVAAAAGGYTVGVLVQCNYGGQRALRIAGVPVGQELTEPGVCLATDRPPVQEWMRTTPRCGQRVSALVEPRQEESGSIIIVVATDAPLLPHQLERLVKRTALGLGRHGSIASHYSGDIFVAFSIANPGAAVATGTPALTMLPNDRLDPLFTATVQATEEAITNALVAAETMTGIDDLRAHALPHDRLREILARYNRLAPPARQ comes from the coding sequence ATGCCCCGCCTTGCTCTCGCGCTCGCCGCGCTGGCGCTGCTCGCCGTGTCGGCCGACGCGCAGTCCCGGCCCCGGGCGCGCGACCTCGGCGTTCCGTTCGATGGCACGCCCGGCCCCCTGAACGGCATCACGGACGTGGCGGGCGTTCAGGTGGGGCACACCACGCTGATTTCCGGGAGCGGCCCGCTCGTCGTGGGCCAGGGGCCGGTGCGGACCGGGGTGACGGCCGTGCTTCCGCGCGGGCGCGAATCCAACGATCCCGTCTTCGCCGCCTGGTTCTCGTTGAACGGCAATGGCGAGATGACGGGCACGACGTGGATCGACGAGTCCGGGTTCCTGGAGGGCCCCGTGCTCATCACGAACACCCACAGCGTGGGCGTGGCGCGCGATGCCGTCATCCAGTGGATGGTCAGGAAGTACCCGGGCTTCCAGTGGGCGCTGCCCGTGGTCGCCGAGACCTGGGACGGCCGCCTGAATGACATCAACGGCTTTCACGTTCGCCCCGAGCACGTCTTTTCCGCGCTGGACGGCGCCGCCGGCGGTCCCGTGGCGGAGGGCGGCGTCGGTGGCGGAACGGGGATGATCTGCCACGGCTTCAAGGGCGGGATCGGCACGTCGTCGCGCACGGTGGCCGCGGCGGCGGGCGGGTACACGGTGGGGGTGCTGGTGCAGTGCAACTACGGCGGGCAGCGGGCGCTGCGCATCGCCGGGGTGCCGGTGGGGCAGGAGCTGACGGAGCCGGGCGTGTGCCTGGCGACGGACCGCCCGCCGGTGCAGGAGTGGATGCGCACCACGCCGCGCTGCGGGCAGCGCGTGTCGGCCCTGGTCGAGCCGCGGCAGGAGGAGAGCGGGTCCATCATCATCGTGGTCGCCACGGACGCGCCGCTCCTTCCGCACCAGCTGGAGCGGCTGGTGAAGCGGACCGCGCTGGGGCTGGGGCGGCACGGCAGCATCGCCAGCCACTACTCGGGCGACATCTTCGTTGCTTTTTCTATCGCCAACCCCGGCGCGGCGGTCGCCACGGGCACGCCCGCGCTGACCATGCTCCCCAACGACCGCCTGGACCCGCTCTTTACCGCCACCGTTCAGGCGACGGAGGAGGCGATCACCAACGCCCTCGTCGCCGCGGAGACGATGACGGGCATCGACGACCTGCGCGCGCACGCCCTGCCCCACGACCGCCTGCGCGAAATCCTGGCCCGCTACAATCGTCTGGCGCCGCCCGCGCGACAGTAA
- a CDS encoding aspartate aminotransferase family protein produces the protein MTDLLAAPVEMPAFEHVPQPYRGPSREEVLAMRKQYVNPAVFTLYRDPLMIVEGKMQYLFDETGRRYLDMFAGIVTVACGHCHPRVVEAVRQQVETLQHATTIYLHPNLPQLARKLASKLPEGLDVTYFVNSGSEAVDLAITMARLFTGNNDVIAVRNAYHGGSPTSMGLTSHHTWKFPTQVNAGIHHTMCPDPYRSSLDGTPDEIARRSADDIRETIRYATPGRIAAFISEPIQGVGGATRGSAGYLAEAYRITREHGGLCIADEVQTGFGRTGENYWGFQNSGVVPDIVTMAKGLGNGVPMAAVTTRREIAEKLAQRIHFNTFGGNAVAMAAGLAVLDVIDDEGLQENARVIGGRLMAGLRALQERHPLIGDVRGMGLMLGVELVKDRAARTPAKEETAEVLEACREMGVLVGKGGLDGNVLRIKPPMCITAADADFALDVLDRAFSRVEG, from the coding sequence ATGACCGATCTCCTGGCCGCACCCGTCGAGATGCCCGCGTTCGAGCACGTGCCCCAGCCGTACCGGGGCCCCTCGCGCGAAGAAGTGCTGGCGATGCGGAAGCAGTACGTGAACCCCGCGGTGTTCACGCTGTACCGCGACCCGCTGATGATCGTCGAAGGAAAGATGCAGTACCTGTTCGACGAAACGGGCCGTCGGTACCTGGACATGTTCGCCGGCATCGTCACCGTCGCCTGCGGGCACTGCCACCCACGCGTCGTGGAGGCCGTTCGCCAGCAGGTGGAGACGCTGCAGCACGCCACCACCATCTACCTTCATCCAAACCTGCCGCAGCTGGCGCGCAAGCTGGCGTCCAAGCTGCCCGAGGGGCTCGACGTCACCTACTTCGTCAACAGCGGCAGCGAGGCCGTCGACCTGGCCATCACCATGGCCCGGCTGTTCACCGGCAACAATGACGTGATCGCGGTGCGCAACGCCTACCACGGCGGCTCGCCCACGTCCATGGGGCTCACCTCGCACCACACCTGGAAGTTTCCCACCCAGGTGAACGCAGGCATCCACCACACGATGTGCCCGGACCCGTACCGCAGCTCGCTGGACGGCACGCCGGACGAGATCGCCCGCCGCAGCGCGGACGACATCCGCGAGACCATCCGATACGCCACGCCGGGGCGCATCGCCGCCTTCATCTCCGAGCCCATCCAGGGCGTGGGGGGCGCCACCCGCGGCTCCGCCGGCTACCTGGCCGAAGCGTACCGCATCACCCGCGAGCACGGCGGCCTGTGCATCGCCGACGAGGTGCAGACCGGCTTCGGGCGGACGGGGGAAAACTACTGGGGTTTCCAGAACTCCGGCGTGGTTCCCGACATCGTGACGATGGCCAAGGGGCTCGGCAACGGCGTGCCGATGGCTGCCGTCACCACTCGCCGCGAGATCGCGGAGAAGCTGGCGCAGCGCATCCACTTCAACACCTTCGGCGGCAACGCGGTGGCCATGGCGGCGGGGCTGGCGGTGCTGGACGTGATCGACGACGAGGGGCTGCAGGAGAACGCCCGGGTGATCGGCGGGCGGCTGATGGCGGGGCTGCGCGCGCTGCAGGAGCGGCACCCGCTGATCGGCGACGTGCGCGGGATGGGGCTGATGCTGGGGGTGGAGCTGGTAAAGGACCGCGCCGCGCGCACCCCGGCCAAGGAGGAGACGGCGGAGGTGCTGGAGGCCTGCCGCGAGATGGGCGTGCTGGTGGGCAAGGGTGGGCTGGATGGCAACGTGCTGCGCATCAAGCCGCCCATGTGCATCACGGCGGCGGACGCAGACTTTGCGCTGGACGTGCTGGACCGGGCGTTCTCGCGCGTGGAGGGCTGA